The following proteins are encoded in a genomic region of Poecilia reticulata strain Guanapo linkage group LG11, Guppy_female_1.0+MT, whole genome shotgun sequence:
- the LOC103471983 gene encoding endothelin-2-like encodes MWEEPVGYISRCSWLQLNTKHLLLLLLRRVQTLSPSTDLNVSADCRCFHPTPQRTTMDPFRSKMLGLFIICMSLQDGCGLPLSDQQEALVSEPHQRHIRTKRCSCSNWEDRECIYFCHLDIIWVNTPSKILPYGMGSSASRRRRSASRCECHDPADKTCRGFCHKNPEDGRTEALQKVTATNSHRFLTVLRSVVKLNMAIAKDIQSSNSSGAKKTKTRR; translated from the exons ATGTGGGAGGAGCCTGTGGGATATATAAGCAGATGCTCCTGgctgcagctgaacacaaagcacctgttgctgctgctgctgcgcagagTTCAGACGTTAAGCCCGTCCACCGACCTGAACGTGTCTGCTGACTGCCGCTGCTTTCATCCAACGCCACAAAGAACCACAATGGACCCCTTCAGGAGCAAGATGCTGGGTTTATTCATTATCTGCATGTCTCTACAAGATG GCTGTGGACTGCCTTTATCAGACCAGCAGGAAGCGCTCGTCTCAGAGCCGCATCAGCGCCACATCAGGACCAAGCGCTGCTCCTGTAGCAACTGGGAAGACAGAGAGTGCATCTACTTCTGCCACCTGGACATCATCTGGGTCAACACACCGAG CAAAATCCTTCCTTATGGCATGGGAAGTTCCGCGTCTCGCCGTCGCCGGTCAGCCAGCCGATGTGAATGCCACGATCCTGCAGATAAAACCTGCCGTGGCTTTTGCCATAAAAA TCCTGAAGACGGCAGAACAGAGGCCTTGCAAAAAGTTACCGCCACAAACAGCCACAGATTTCTCACAGTTTTAAG ATCTGTGGTCAAGCTCAACATGGCAATCGCAAAAGATATTCAGTCATCGAACTCTTCAGGAGccaagaagacaaaaacaagaagataa